From a single Cryptococcus neoformans var. neoformans B-3501A chromosome 3, whole genome shotgun sequence genomic region:
- a CDS encoding hypothetical protein (HMMPfam hit to Lum_binding, Lumazine binding domain, score: 176.0, E(): 7.6e-50) encodes MFTGLIEHTSTISAISPSTSTSGFTLTLSSSAPILTDCHIGDSICVNGACLTVTEFDSDSFQVGLAPETLRRTNLGQVKVGDKVNCERAMAGHTRFGGHMVQGHVDGTATIISKIPDGDSIRYTFQLPATTTLLPFIIEKGYITIDGASLTITHVNDAQRSFGIMLIAHSQAKLTLTDKKEGDTVNIEVDCVGKYVLGSVERIEGIVEKIVERKLKEKGL; translated from the exons ATGTTTACAGGTCTC ATAGAACATACATCTACCATCTCCGccatctccccttccacctccacctccggCTTCACACTtactctctcctcctctgcgCCCATTCTTACAGACTGTCATATCGGCGATTCCATCTGTGTCAATGGCGCCTGCCTTACCGTCACTGAGTTCGACTCTGATTCTTTCCAGGTTGGGCTCGCACCCGAGACGCTGAGGCGCACGAATTTGGGGCAAGTAAAAGTGGGTGACAAGGTTAATTGTGAGAGGGCGATGGCTGGGCATACGAGGTTTGGTGGGCATATGGTTCAG GGCCATGTAGACGGTACAGCGACCATCATCTCGAAAATCCCCGATGGTGACTCTATCCGGTACACTTTCCAACTccccgccaccaccacgctTCTCCCATTCATCATCGAAAAGGGGTACATCACCATCGACGGTGCGTCACTCACCATCACCCACGTCAACGACGCCCAACGGTCTTTTGGTATCATGCTCATCGCGCATAGTCAAGCAAAGTTGACGTTGACAgacaagaaagaaggggatacGGTCAATATCGAAGTGGATTGTGTGGGCAAGTATGTTTTGGGAAGTGTGGAGAGAATAGAGGGGATTGTGGAGAAGATCGTGGAGAGAAAGttgaaggaaaaaggattATAA
- a CDS encoding hypothetical protein (HMMPfam hit to RRM_1, RNA recognition motif. (a.k.a. RRM, RBD, or RNP domain), score: 236.3, E(): 5.4e-68), producing the protein MRCRSVALVWREWKWRGVGDKRQSRLIFLNLPSTLNPDTFRKTLLSPATLKSTTITDTKLVPKRRFAFVGYKDAEEAQKVKEWFDGTYAFGGGKVKVDFVKDEPLKTGDKLNRGEKSKEKRSKEGRDNVQEKQEPNKRLQEFMSVMKGVDPAMASPEASTSTAEGTKKEKSVKGKEKSEEPEEAEADDDDAAWLRRRQAALEGEPSTPQLSADEQLILSTSRLFVRNLAFITTSESLSSHFSTYGRIDECHLPVSQTTGEPLGTAFLQFHNAEDALAAYKALDKTIFQGRLLHVLPGRAKPGQEGAAAGSGVVDGKVLGKRDEGRGEVKSKVDAKRKQESAKGVNWASLYMNSDAVAASVADRMGISKSELLNADSGNSAVKLALAETTVIEETKKYFEEAGIVLESLQPRVPRSQTTILVKNIPYGTSIQSLTDLFAPHGKLTRVLLPPAGTLGVVEFENHMDAGRAFKALAYRRLGNAVLYLEKGPVGMFKSETAPGVGPISTEQKREEEAKALAEKVESLPEQPDPTDEAGSTLFLKGLNFTTTTPHLQTVLSHIPGFSFARVQMKPDPKRPGEKLSMGYGFVGFKTKEAATKALKALEGFEIDGKSLEVKFAQRGAEDDRETKKGGDAEGGKTKSTKVLVKNLPFEATKKDVRELFSAYGQLKSLRLPRKAVPTSTGAQSTRGFAFLEFTTHTEAARAMEALKHTHLLGRHLVLQWANEGEEVDIKGLREKVKGEVRGMEDGGDRKRRKLDFKGGKEDEMDGLEV; encoded by the exons ATGAGGTGCCGAAGCGTGGCGCTCGTTTGGCGAgaatggaagtggaggggCGTCGGCGATAAGAGACA GTCACGCCTCATATTCCTTAACCTTCCCTCGACGCTCAACCCTGACACCTTTCGGAAGaccctcctctcccctgCTACCCTCAAATCAACGACAATTACCGATACAAAACTTGTTCCAAAGAGACGATTTGCTTTTGTTGGCTACAAGGACGCAGAAGAAGCCCAGAAAGTTAAAGAATGGTTTGATGGGACGTATGCGTTTGGTGGTGGAAAAGTCAAGGTGGACTTTGTAAAGGATGAACCACTCAAGACTGGGGATAAGCTAAATAGAGGCGAAAAGAGCAAAGAGAAGCGTTCAAAGGAGGGCAGGGATAATGTTCAAGAGAAGCAGGAGCCAAACAAGAGACTTCAGGAGTTTATGAGTGTTATGAAGGGCGTTGATCCGGCAATGGCTTCGCCTGAAGCGTCTACCTCTACTGCCGAGGGtaccaagaaggagaagagcgtaaaaggaaaggagaagtcggaagagccagaggaagctgaggcagacgatgacgatgctGCATGGCTTCGACGACGTCAGGCTGCTCTTGAAGGCGAACCATCT ACTCCTCAGCTATCCGCAGATGAAcaactcatcctctccaccagCCGTCTTTTCGTACGAAATCTCGCATTTATTACAACCTCCGAATCTCTCTCATCACATTTCTCGACTTATGGGCGTATAGACGAGTGTCACCTCCCCGTCTCTCAAACGACTGGTGAACCGCTCGGTACAGCCTTCCTTCAGTTCCACAACGCCGAAGACGCACTTGCGGCGTATAAAGCTTTGGATAAAACGATTTTTCAAGGTAGGCTGTTGCATGTCTTGCCTGGAAGGGCAAAGCCGGGACAGGAAGGTGCTGCCGCAGGAAGCGGGGTGGTAGATGGTAAAGTGCTGGGCAAGAGGGACGAGGGAAGAGGCGAAGTCAAAAGCAAAGTGGATGCGAAGAGGAAACAAGAGAGTGCCAAGGGTGTCAACTGGGCTTCGTTGTACATGAAC AGTGACGCCGTTGCCGCCTCTGTTGCCGACCGGATGGGTATCTCCAAATCCGAGCTTCTGAACGCCGACTCTGGCAACTCTGCCGTAAAACTCGCTCTTGCCGAAACCACCGTGATTGAAGAAACCAAGAAATACTTTGAAGAGGCCGGTATCGTGCTTGAATCCCTCCAACCCCGTGTCCCCCGTTCTCAAACGACCATCCTCGTGAAAAACATTCCTTACGGCACTTCTATTCAAAGCTTGACCGACCTTTTTGCCCCGCACGGTAAACTTACGCGGGTACTCTTGCCGCCTGCCGGTACTTTGGGTGTGGTCGAGTTTGAGAATCATATGGACGCTGGCAGAGCTTTCAAAGCGCTCGCATACCGCCGTCTGGGAAACGCAGTGCTCTATCTCGAAAAAGGTCCTGTCGGCATGTTCAAATCTGAAACCGCTCCTGGCGTTGGACCCATAAGCACGGAacaaaagagagaagaagaagccaaagccCTTGCTGAAAAGGTGGAATCCCTTCCGGAACAGCCTGACCCCACGGACGAAGCTGGTTCAACTCTTTTCCTCAAGGGTCTCAACTTTACCACAACCACCCCTCATCTCCAGACTGTACTCTCTCATATTCCCGGTTTCTCTTTCGCGCGTGTACAGATGAAGCCAGATCCCAAACGACCTGGGGAAAAGCTCTCAATGGGTTATGGGTTTGTCGGTTTTAAGACCAAGGAAGCAGCGACTAAGGCGCTCAAGGCTTTGGAAGGATTTGAAATTGATGGGAAGAGTTTAGAAGTTAAGTTTGCTCAACGAGGTGCAGAGGATGATCGGGAGACGAAAAAGGGTGGTGACGCTGAAGGTGGCAAGACGAAAAGTACCAAGGTGCTCGTCAAGAACTTACCGTTCGAAGCTACCAAGAAGGACGTCCGTGAGCTTTTCTCGGCATACGGCCAACTCAAGTCCCTTCGTCTCCCCCGAAAAGCTGTCCCCACCTCGACCGGTGCCCAGTCCACAAGAGGTTTTGCGTTTTTGGAGTTTACCACCCACACGGAAGCCGCGCGAGCGATGGAGGCGCTCAAGCATACGCATTTGTTAGGACGACATTTGGTTTTGCAGTGGGCGAATGAGGGGGAGGAAGTGGATATCAAGGGGTTGAGAGAAAAGGTGAAGGGTGAGGTTAgagggatggaggatggaggggataggaagaggaggaagttggATTTCAAGGGGGGtaaagaggatgagatggatggtTTGGAGGTGTAA
- a CDS encoding hypothetical protein (Match to EST gb|CF194574.1|CF194574; HMMPfam hit to RRM_1, RNA recognition motif. (a.k.a. RRM, RBD, or RNP domain), score: 60.0, E(): 6.1e-15), translating to MPSRGRSTTPKSLTPDRSPARSYLSRSRSPSRSRSRSPLPRKASLRDADMDAPGDGLYKVIVVSGLSKNVMKGHLDEIFSEYGRITGIDLPLFKVSGLNKGKAAIEFDTPAAASKAVKCMDGGQLDGSFLNVQISEHPLPPPQAPSPRRRSPSRSRSRSPPPARRRRSLSRSRSPSPRKGDRVPSYGRRRSYSRSRSPPRHRGGRDSFPGRNGNGYGPGPSGGRGGGGGRGGFSRGGGPPPPGGRDNGWRRERSPPVPVRKWGERGAPRRPSPEYGRGARSASRSVSPRGPRGGVRSRSPVRRRASVSRSRSPVRRRSRSRARSYSRGRSVSMSRSRSRSPLPRKRYSLSRSRSRSSTRSMSIDRSRSGTRSPRK from the exons ATGCCTTCAAGAGGCCGCTCAACGACTCCCAAGTCACTCACCCCAGACCGCTCTCCGGCCAGGTCTTACCTCTCTCGATCTAGATCTCCTTCCAGGTCCAGGTCAAGGTCGCCCCTTCCCAGAAAGGCATCTCTTCGAGATGCCGACATGGACGCGCCCGGAGATGGCCTGTACAAGGTCATCGTGGTATCTGGATTGAGCAAGAATGTTATGAAGGGCCATTTGGACGAGATCTTCTCAGAGTATGGGCGGATTACTGGGATTGATTTGCCGTTGTTTAAAGTTT CTGGACTGAACAAGGGTAAAGCTGCAATTGAGTTTGATACGCCTGCCGCGGCGTCAAAGGCAGTCAAGTGTATGGATGGTGGGCAGTTGGATGGATCTTTCCTCAATGTTCAG ATTTCTGaacatcctctccctcctcctcaagctccttctcctcgtcgtcgatCCCCGTCTCGTTCGCGTAGCcgctctcctcctcccgccCGTCGTCGCCGTTCACTCTCCCGATCTCGTTCCCCCTCTCCCCGCAAAGGCGACCGTGTCCCCTCTTATGGACGACGCCGTTCGTACTCCCGTTCGCGTTCGCCCCCCAGGCACCGTGGTGGACGAGACTCGTTCCCTGGACGAAATGGTAACGGTTACGGCCCTGGACCTTCTGGCGGTcgcggtggtggtggtggccgAGGAGGATTCTCAAGAGGTGGCGGGCCACCCCCTCccggaggaagagacaaTGGATGGAGGCGAGAGAGGAGCCCTCCTGTGCCTGTGCGTAAATGGGGTGAGCGTGGTGCGCCTAGGAGGCCGTCTCCGGAGTATGGCCGCGGTGCGAGATCAGCCTCGCGTTCGGTCAGCCCGCGAGGTCCACGTGGTGGTGTGAGATCGCGTTCGCCTGTCAGACGACGCGCAAGTGTTAGTAGGAGCAGGAGTCCGGTTAGGAGGAGGAGTAGGAGTAGGGCGAGGAGTTACTCTAGGGGACGGAGTGTTAGTatgagcaggagcaggagcaggtCTCCTCTCCCTAGGAAAAGATACAGCCTCAGCAGGAGTAGAAGTAGGAGCAGCACCAGGAGCATGAGCATTGACAGGAGTAGAAGCGGCACCAGAAGCCCCAGGAAGTAA
- a CDS encoding hypothetical protein (Match to EST gb|CF190832.1|CF190832) gives MSGLCSEVEASRPEFDRNFMPTITKTPNPSFKPGQGLNDLVGSEWFCLDVDVKANEIIFTQPCAGEFQPNEAKWKSITPEEQAGGDVYKMMISGITPRPIAFVSSMGSDGKANLAPMSYFAAVGHNPPTIMISVAAGKLTDGLKDTSHNIKETKEFCVSIISEPFLEAANFTSIDAPYNVDEWALSGLTQRPSETVKPPHVAESAFTMECEVLHWYDLIGDKGKPTQAVILGKIKRFQVANQMKVLTEKLRPMSRLGGISYARSTQMVEIPRPVWDQVKNTPEVKEALDQGPRKTTEK, from the exons ATGTCTGGTCTGTGTTCAGAGGTTGAAGCTTCAAGACCAGAGTTCGACAGAAACTTTATGCCCACAATTACTAAGACGCCCAATCCAAGCTTTAAACCTGGACAAGGATTGAACGACTTGGTAGGATCAGAATGGTTTTGTCTCGATGTGGATGTCAAAGCTAACGAGATTATCTTCACACAGCCCTGTGCCGGAGAATTTCAACCGAATGAGGCCAAGTGGAAGAGTATCACCCCGGAAGAGCAAGCCGGCGGCGATGTCTACAAA ATGATGATTTCAGGTATT ACTCCCAGGCCGATCGCTTTTGTCTCCAGCATGGGGTCCGATGGAAAAGCCAAC TTGGCTCCCATGTCTTATTTTGCCGCTGTCGGTCACAATCCTCCAACTATCATGATCTCTGTGGCAGCAGGCAAGCTCACTGACGGCCTAAAAG ACACGAGCCATAACATCAAAGAGACCAAGGAGTTTTGCGTCTCTATCATTTCGGAGCCCTTTTTGGAAGCCGCTAACTTTACATCAATCGACGCACCATACAATGTCGATGAGTGGGCCCTCTCCGGCCTCACACAGCGTCCATCAGA GACTGTGAAACCGCCGCACGTCGCCGAATCAGCATTCACTATGGAATGTGAAGTCTTACATTGGTACGACCTCATAGGAGATAAAGGGAAGCCCACTCAAGCCGTAATCTTGGGGAAGATTAAACGTTTCCAAGTTGCAA ATCAAATGAAGGTGCTTACCGAGAAGCTAAGACCCATGTCAAGGCTAGGAGGAATTTC TTATGCCCGTTCAACACA GATGGTAGAGATCCCTAGACCGGTCTGGGACCAAGTCAAGAACACCCCAGAGGTGAAAGAAGCGCTAGACCAAGGTCCTCGAAAGACGACAGAGAAATAA
- a CDS encoding 40S ribosomal protein S19 (Match to ESTs gb|CF189090.1|CF189090, gb|CF185430.1|CF185430, gb|CF184438.1|CF184438; HMMPfam hit to Ribosomal_S19e, Ribosomal protein S19e, score: 266.6, E(): 4.1e-77), with translation MPGVRDISAEAFIKAYSSHLKRSGKLEIPTWVDIVKTGPQKELAPYDPDWFYVRAAAVARHIYLRKHVGVGALAKLHGTKNRRGTRPSHHRDSSTGVQRTVVQSLEKIGVLEAAPDGGRKISQDGMRDLDRIATAVLEAEREEEEEEDEEEEEEEEEADEE, from the exons ATGCCGGGTGTTCGCGACATCAG TGCCGAGGCCTTCATCAAAGCCTACTCTTCCCACCTTAAGCGATCCGGCAAGCTCGAGATCCCCACATGGGTCGACATTGTTAAGACCGGTCCCCAAAAGGAGTTGGCTCCTTACGACCCTGACTGGTTCTACGTGAGGGCTG CTGCCGTCGCTCGACACATCTACCTCAGGAAGCACGTCGGTGTCGGTGCCCTTGCCAAGCTCCACGGTACCAAGAACCGACGAGGCACCCGACCTTCCCACCACCGTGACTCCTCCACTGGTGTTCAGAGGACCGTTGTCCAGTCtcttgagaagattggTGTGCTTGAGGCTGCCCCTGACGGAGGCAGGAAGATCAGCCAGGACGGAAT GCGAGACCTCGACCGAATCGCCACTGCCGTTCTTGAGGCCGagcgagaggaggaggaagaggaggacgaggaagaggaggaggaggaggaggaggctgaCGAGGAGTAA
- a CDS encoding hypothetical protein (HMMPfam hit to CwfJ_C_1, Protein similar to CwfJ C-terminus 1, score: 131.8, E(): 1.5e-36; HMMPfam hit to CwfJ_C_2, Protein similar to CwfJ C-terminus 2, score: 54.1, E(): 3.7e-13), whose product MAQQTQPLKILAIGSPLSELSTLVSKITAINGKHGPFDACVVVGDLFAEGTDGSEVAGLKFPVPTYFTLGKNILPQSIQEKISETGGEVVDNLVFLGKSKVLTTAQGLKIACIGGGYSPETYNVLDDPYSPVITRESVDAVLKHSLLSEPSTKTAESLASAKQSAAVLPAAFQGIDLLLFSSPAPPISSLSPSFTTSGVSLINPAPPLEEVVKKAKPRYLLWGNGEGFWEREPWGWASPSGKEERWTRAVKLGALGGEVPAGGKKARWFYAFTLPPQSSSTPVPARPANATPNPFLPVPIVKKRGLDEDDVNGQSQKKGRLDGAPPPADYMCKICSQAGHWIQDCPMKGDKSKPPPGYKCKICQSPDHFVRECPNKEDKPRGPKPPPQGYVCRACGADGQHYIRDCPLVLEREEAKAKKKELGPAECWFCLSNPKVTKHLIVAIGAETYVTLPKGQLIPTDEGKSLVPGGGHVLIIPIAHHPTLLSIPADDAMSIISELEGFKSSLRECYASYGAVPVSFEVGRLSGRGGHAHVQIVPIPKELANKVEESFRIAGERQGIDWEKEPERALARAGSGGNYFKVECPDGTKMVHMLKGNFDLQFGRIVLGSLLGLQHRIDWKACAKSDAEEKEDAVKFKKAFAPFHS is encoded by the exons ATGGCGCAACAGACCCAGCCGCTCAAAAT CCTTGCCATAGGATCACCTCTATCGGAGCTCTCCACCTTGGTATCTAAGATCACGGCCATCAACGGGAAGCATGGTCCGTTCGACGCATGTGTTGTCGTGGGGGATTTGTTTGCTGAGGGAACCGATGGGAGTGAAGTTGCAGGGCTGAAAT TTCCTGTGCCGACTTATTTTACATTGGGCAAAAATATCTTGCCCCAATCGATCCAAGAGAAGATCTCAGAAACGGGCGGAGAAGTGGTAGACAACCTCGTTTTTCTTG GTAAATCAAAGGTGCTCACCACTGCTCAAGGTCTTAAGATTGCTTGCATTGGAGGCGGTTACAGCCCTGAGACCTACAATGTCCTCGAC GATCCATATTCTCCTGTCATAACTCGTGAAAGCGTTGATGCCGTCTTGAAACATTCCCTTCTCTCTGAACCTTCCACCAAAACAGCCGAATCTTTGGCTTCTGCCAAGCAATCAGCGGCGGTTCTTCCTGCAGCATTTCAAGGTATAGATCTCTTGTTATTTTCTTCACCAGCTCCTCCTATatcctccctttccccttctttcacAACCTCCGGGGTCTCGCTCATCAATCCTGCACCTCCTCTGGAAGAGGTTGtcaaaaaggcaaaacCAAGATACCTCCTTTGGGGGAATGGTGAAGGTTTCTGGGAAAGAGAACCATGGGGTTGGGCTAGCCCGTcagggaaggaggagaggtggaCTAGGGCGGTCAAGTTGGGAGCGTTAGGAGGAGAGGTGCCTGCTGGAGGTAAAAAGGCTAGG TGGTTCTACGCTttcactctccctcctcaaagCTCCTCTACTCCAGTGCCCGCCCGGCCCGCCAACGCGACACCTAACCCTTTCCTGCCCGTGCCCATTGTGAAAAAGCGAGGtcttgatgaagacgatgtTAACGGACAGTCACAAAAGAAGGGCCGGCTGG ACGGTgcacctcctccagctGACTATATGTGCAAGATTTGTTCTCAAGCTGGT CATTGGATTCAAGATTGTCCCATGAAAGGCGACAAATCCAAGCCGCCTCCAGGATACAAGTGCAAAATCTGCCAATCC CCGGACCACTTCGTCCGAGAATGTCCTAACAAGGAAGATAAACCAAGGGGACCTAAGCCGCCTCCTCAAGGTTATGTATGTCGTGCATGTGGAGCCGACGGGCAACATTACATCCGGGATTGTCCTTTGGTtttggaaagggaagaagccaaagccaagaagaaggagcttgGTCCTGCTGAAT GTTGGTTCTGTCTGAGTAACCCTAAAGTCACCAAGCATCTCATCGTTGCAATCGGAGCAGAAACTTACGTGACACTTCCCAAAGGACAACTTATACCTACTGACGAGGGCAAATCACTTGTCCCTGGTGGAGGACATGTTCTG ATCATTCCCATCGCTCATCATCCtactctcctctccattccCGCCGATGACGCCATGTCAATCATCTCTGAATTAGAGGGCTTCAAATCTTCTCTCCGAGAATGTTATGCCTCTTATGGTGCTGTCCCCGTCTCATTTGAGGTCGGCCGTCTCAGTGGCAGGGGGGGGCACGCGCACGTGCAGATCGTACCTATCCCCAAAGAGTTGGCGAATAAAGTCGAGGAATCATTCAGGATTGCAGGAGAAAGACAGGGTATCGATTGGGAAAAGGAGCCGGAGAGGGCGTTGGCGAGAGCTGGATCTGGTGGAAACTATTTCAAAGTGGAATGCCCAGATGGGACCAAGATGGTGCACATGTTGAAGGGGAACTTTGACCTTCAGTTTGGCAG AATCGTACTTGGCAGTCTTTTGGGTCTACAGCATCGTATTGATTGGAAAGCGTGTGCTAAGAGTGATgcggaggagaaagaggatgcTGTCAAGTTCAAAAAAGCGTTTGCTCCATTCCATTCATAG
- a CDS encoding hypothetical protein (HMMPfam hit to SNF5, SNF5 / SMARCB1 / INI1, score: 40.1, E(): 3.4e-10), which produces MAYPTRTRVSTPSIQNSYTNRTSYTSTRPAPSPAPVPVLSHQAAVYQHPQTYPPGPCPFFLPPPGQKTTDPSLSTQPTTQALYTTYPSRLRTGVTGLIQPERVSGGPKERKAFLAELDREMPFGGGVSTPGYGRFSGSGTSTPRFDSPAPFPSSRRMTAASAATGAGLGSSRRGRVVNYAEKASDDEDFSEEEDDFGEAASDPDDVDYGSRRRRAAGGGSRKESAAPLVVGGLEHQAAMRAGKLRRKMEELDRGWTWLGDRTPGDRVRSQVAGVTKHVYKSEDELQKEAERPEMLIPITIDFDVQSTHPDQQGLKIRDRFLWNLNEPFITPYQFSIIFCEDIGIPISPYAQRIQDLIEKQIEENQNAAEIDVTNEEVTENDVVWSDEEVEGVMDDAVENGDGIKGGDDESKERQVEEEQEQEQGQDEKEDKERSRKRKREREEKDDKERNWAEPDCRIIVNLDVQIYSYLLRDRIEWDLSSPLPPSLFAKHYCTELGLTGEAIPAITCAITEELLKHKRDALDLDLFAATHPVEQAKWEKGTAQPRVNVNQKGGAKALVGVWRDWWEREEFGPVLVELTMEEMEKRDMERTREVRRNNRAGAPLKRRR; this is translated from the exons ATGGCGTACCCAACGCGTACACGGGTATCCACCCCGTCCATCCAAAACTCCTACACAAACCGGACTTCTTATACCTCGACACGCCCAGCTCCATCTCCGGCCCCAGTGCCAGTCCTCTCCCATCAAGCAGCCGTATACCAACATCCTCAGACATACCCTCCCGGACCatgtcccttcttcctccctccaccAGGCCAAAAGACAACTGACCCATCGCTGTCTACTCAACCCACTACCCAAGCGCTTTACACGACTTATCCGTCAAGGTTGAGGACCGGAGTGACCGGGCTGATACAACCTGAGCGCGTATCGGGCGGGccaaaggagaggaaagcgTTCTTGGCAGAGTTGGATAGGGAGATGCCTTTTGGCGGGGGCGTCAGTACGCCAGGATATGGTAGATTTTCAGGCAGTGGAACGAGCACCCCGCGATTCGACTCGCccgctccctttccctcctctaGACGCATGACGGCCGCTTCAGCAGCAACTGGGGCAGGACTCGGATCAAGtagaaggggaagggtggTGAACTATGCCGAAAAGGCgtcagatgatgaagatttttcggaagaggaggatgatttTGGGGAAGCGGCTTCTGATCCGGATGATGTAGATTACGGTTCACGGCGAAGGCGCGCTGCCGGAGGAGGGAGTCGGAAGGAAAGCGCGGCGCCGTTAGTTGTGGGTGGGCTTGAACATCAAGCGGCCATGAGGGCGGGGAAATTGAGACGGAAAATGGAGGAATTGGATAGGGGATGGACGTGGTTGGGCGATAGGACCCCTGGAGATAGGGTGAGGAGCCAGGTTGCAGGTGTGACCAAGCATGTTTACAA GTCAGAAGATGAATTGCAAAAAGAAGCCGAACGGCCCGAGATGCTTATCCCCATAACCATCGATTTTGACGTCCAATCTACCCATCCCGATCAACAAGGACTGAAAATCCGAGATCGTTTCCTATGGAATCTGAACGAACCGTTCATCACTCCTTACCAATTCTCAATCATCTTTTGCGAAGATATCGGGATCCCAATCTCGCCTTATGCGCAAAGAATCCAAGATTTAATTGAAAAACAGATTGAGGAGAATCAGAATGCGGCGGAAATTGATGTAACGAATGAAGAGGTGACGGAGAATGATGTAGTCTggagtgatgaagaggttgagggaGTCATGGATGATGCAGTTGAAAATGGAGATGGGATaaaaggtggagatgatgaatcCAAGGAACGacaagtggaagaggagcaagagcaagaacaagggcaagatgagaaagaggacaaggagagatcgagaaagaggaagagggagagggaagaaaaagacgacAAGGAGCGAAATTGGGCAGAGCCCGATTGCCGTATCATCGTCAAC CTTGACGTCCAAATCTACTCTTACCTCCTGCGCGACCGCATCGAATGGgacctttcttctccccttccaccatccCTTTTCGCCAAACATTACTGCACCGAACTCGGCCTCACCGGCGAAGCCATCCCTGCCATCACATGTGCCATCACCGAAGAACTCTTGAAACATAAACGTGACGCGCTCGATCTCGACCTTTTTGCAGCTACACACCCTGTCGAACAAGCCAagtgggaaaagggaaCAGCACAGCCGAGGGTGAATGTGAACCAAAAAGGGGGAGCGAAAGCGTTGGTAGGTGTTTGGAGGGATTGGTGGGAGCGAGAAGAGTTTGGGCCGGTTTTGGTAGAGTTGacgatggaggagatggagaagagggatatGGAGAGAACGAGGGAGGTAAGGAGGAATAATAGAGCTGGAGCGCctttgaagagaagaaggtga